In Prochlorococcus marinus CUG1415, the sequence TACGTTCGGCATTAATGAAGCAAATTATCTAATAAAAAAATATTTCCAAATTTTAAACCTAGAAGGAATAGGACTTAAAAATTTAAGCAATGCAACTAGATCACTTGGAGGTTTATTAAATTATTTAGAAAAAATTAATCCTTCAAATTTAGATAAGGATTCTTCTGTAAAAATCTCATTAGACTTTCCACAAATTCAATTTTGTCACAACAAACTAATTATTGATTATCAAACTCAAAAAAATTTAGAAATAAAAAATACACAACGAGAAAACAATTATGTAGGTTCACTACTATGGAGTATTGATAGAACGTATACCTGCATGGGTGCCAGGTGTTTAAGAAGATGGATAGATGCCCCTCTATTAAAGGTTAATGAAATTTATAAAAGACAAAATATAATTTCAAACTTTCTTGAATCGAAACAAGTACGTATAGATACCCAGAATTTACTCAGAGCAATGGGGGATTTAGAAAGGCTTGCAGGAAGAGCTTGCGCAGGTCATGCAAGTCCTAGAGACTTAATTGCAATAGCGGAAGGTTTAAAAAAATTGCCTAGACTAAAATCCATCATTGAATTATTTAAATATGAGCTACCAGATTGGACTGATCAATTAAAAAATATTGATGAAGAACTATTAGAATTAGCTGATACTATTAGTTTTCAACTAATAGAAAATCCTCCTCTTAATATAAGTGAAGGAGGCATCATCCACGATGGAGTTGACAATATATTAGACGGTTTACGAAATTTAATGGATGATTACTCTGAGTGGCTAAATAAGGAAGAAATAAAAGAGAGAAAAATGAGTAAAATTGCAAACCTTAAAATTCAATTTCATAAAAATTTTGGTTACTACATATCTATAAATAAGTCAAAAGTTAATTTAGCTCCACAACATTGGATCAAAAGGCAAACCCTTACTAATGAAGAAAGGTATGTTACTTCAGAAATTAAAAATAAAGAAAATAAAATTTTCCAAATAAAAAATCGAGCTTCATCAAGGGAATATGAAATTTTTTGCGAATTAAGAAATATTGTTGCTACAAAAACAAAGCAAATCAGATCAATTGCTAAATCTATAGCATCTCTTGATGCATTGCTTGGGTTATCAATTACTGCAGTAGAAAACAATTTTATAAAACCTGCTTTAATTCCAAACAATGATTCACTTACAAAAAATAGTACAAAAATTATTGCCGGAAGAAATCCAATAGTTGAGCAACTATTAAATGAAAAAAAGTTTATAGCGAATGATATTTATTTTAATGATAATCAGAAATTAATCATATTAACTGGTCCCAATGCAAGTGGGAAAAGTTGCTTTATAAGGCAAATTGGTTTAATACAAATCCTTGCACAGATTGGTAGCTTTGTCCCTGCAAATAAAGCTGAAATCAAGATTTCAGATAGGATTTTTACAAGAATTGGAGCAGTTGATGATCAATCCTCGGGACAATCAACATTTATGGTAGAAATGTCTGAAACTGCATCAATTCTAAATCAGGCAACTTCTAGCTCACTTGTATTACTTGATGAAATAGGTAGAGGGACCTCTACTTTTGATGGCCTTTCAATAGCTTGGTCGGTAAGTGAATATCTTGCAAAAAAAATTAAATGTAACACTATTTTTGCTACTCACTATCATGAACTAAATTATTTAAAAAATTCAAATAAGAATATAGAAAATTTTCAAGTTTTAGTAGAGCAAAATAACGATCAGCTGATTTTTACCCACAAGATTGAAAAAGGAGGTTCAAATAAAAGTTATGGAATAGAAGCAGCTAAATTAGCAGGAGTCCCAAGAGAAGTTATAGAAAAAGCTAAATCAGTTTTAACCTCTTTAGAAGAAAATAATAAAATTAATAATAATATTGATTAAATTGTTGAAATTTTTATAATATAAATACTTTTTAAATAGATTCCCTCAACAAAGCATTAACCGCAGCAGCTGCCATCGCAGCACCTCCTCTAGTTGAATTTAAAACGATTCTAGGCAGATCGGTGGAAAGCAATTTGTGTTTGCTTTTTTCTACGCCTATAAATCCAACTGGCATTCCAATAATTAAACTAGGTAAATCTTTTGCATTCTTTAAGATATCAATTAAATATGTTAAAGCCGTTGGCGAACTTCCAATTACTACAATAGGTGATTTCATGCCAGAATTTCTGACAGATAACTCCTTCCAACCTTCACTTAATCCATATGCAGTTTTAGTTAATTGGGAATGATTATTATCTTCAAACCACATTCTCGCAGAAAACACTTTATTCCTAGTAGTATTTTCTGCCATTGATTTTATAGCTGCTGCTGCCATATCGGTATCCGTTAATATTGGAGCACCCTTTTTTAGGGCCTTAAGTCCCTTTTCGCAAGCACCTTCACTAAATTCTATAAGATTTTGAACTGAAAAATCTCCTGAAGTATGAACTAATCTTTCTAAAACCTTTTTTTCCAAATAATTTAGATCATTAGCTCCTAAATGAGATCTTATAAATCTGATGCTTTCCAAAAAAATTGGATGATCAATTACCATTAAATTTAATTTGTGTTAAAAGTAATCATAGTTAATATATGATTTTTATTGAGCGATTATGCCAATACAAATATTATGGGGTAATGATCTAAATGCTCAAAATACATTTATTCAAAACTTAATTGATAAAGAGGTATCCAAAGAATGGAAAGAAATAAACGTAACTAATTTAAATGGAGATGATGATGAGCAAGTTAATAAAGCTTTTGATGAAGTGCTTACACCTCCTTTTGGAGCTGGATACAGAATAGTTGCATTGAAAAATAATCCAATTTTTACTTCAAAAAATGAGGATCTAAGAACTAAATTTGAAAAAATTCATGACAATATACCCCAAAATACTTATTTGATTTTACAAAATACAAAAAAACCAGACTCAAGACTTAAGAGTACTAAATTTTTACAAAAACTTATCAAAAATAATTTAGCCAAAGAAAAATCATTTTCTTTACCAGAAATCTGGGACTATGAGGGACAAAAAAGATTTTTAGAAGATGCAGCGAATGAAATGAATATCAAAATTGATAAAAATGCAGCTGAATTAATTATTGATTCTGTTGGGAATGATAGTTTTAAACTAATAAATGAATTAGCTAAAGCAAAAACATACCTTTCTGCAGTAGCAAGTAATTCAAATTCACAACTGTTTCTTAAAAGTATTGATGTAAAAAAAATATTTAGTGATCATCAATCCAACATTTTCAAAATCATTGATTTTCTCTTACAAAAAAATATTAATGAAAGCCTCATTGAAATAAATTATTCCTTACAGAAAGGAGAACCTGCTTTAAGACTAAATGCAGGTTTAATTAGTCAAATCAGAATTCATACCATTATAAAATTAGCAGTTAATTCAGGAAATGAAAATGCTGAAAAGATTTGTAATCTTGCAGGCATTTCTAATCAAAAAAGAATTTTTTTTATTCGAAGAAAAGTAAAAAATATATCGCAAGAATATTTAATTAATTTAATGAGTAAATTATTAGATATTGAAACATCCCTAAAACAAGGTCATAATCCTATAAATGTTTTTACCGAGAATTTAATTAATTTAAGTTAACCAAATTATAAGTTTAAAAATTTACATTATGATTTAAATATGGCTTTACTAGTAAAAAAATTTGGCGGTACTTCTGTCGGTGATATTAAAAAAATTCAAAATATTGCAAGTAGCATTTGTCAAAGTAAAGAAGTAGGAAACGAAATTGTCGTAGTTGTCTCTGCAATGGGGCAAACCACAGATGATTTAAATTGTTTAGCGGAATCAATTAGTAAAAATCCTAATCGAAGAGAATTGGATATGCTTCTCTCAACTGGAGAGCAAGTAACCATAGCTCTTCTCTCAATGGCATTAAACGAATACGGAATACCTGCAATTTCAATGACCGGTAGCCAGGTTGGAATTATTACAGAATCAATACATGGGAAAGCAAGAATTCTGGATATTAAAACAGAAAGAATCCACAATTATATAAATCAGGGTTTTGTAGTTGTAGTGGCTGGATTTCAAGGAACAACATTAAGTCATACGGGATCAATGGAAATTACAACTTTGGGTAGAGGTGGTTCAGATACCTCTGCAGTAGCTTTATCAACAGCTTTAGGAGCTGAAACTTGCGAAATTTATACAGACGTTCCAGGGGTTCTTACTACTGATCCAAGAATTGTTCCTAATGCAAAACTCTTAGATAAAATTAGCTGTGAGGAAATGCTTGAACTTGCAAGCGTCGGTGCTTCAGTTCTCCATCCAAGAGCAGTAGAAATTGCTCGCAATTATGGAATTAAATTGTGCGTCAAATCAAGCCACAGTGACTCACGTGGGACTCTCCTAGAAAGTCAAATCCAACCTCTCCCACTAAAAAGAGGAAGCTTAGAATTAACAAAAACGGTCAATAGTCTTGAAGTATTAGAAAACCAAGCAGTATTCAGTCTCTCGAATATTCCTGATAGGCCTGGGATTGCTGCAC encodes:
- a CDS encoding precorrin-8X methylmutase, with amino-acid sequence MVIDHPIFLESIRFIRSHLGANDLNYLEKKVLERLVHTSGDFSVQNLIEFSEGACEKGLKALKKGAPILTDTDMAAAAIKSMAENTTRNKVFSARMWFEDNNHSQLTKTAYGLSEGWKELSVRNSGMKSPIVVIGSSPTALTYLIDILKNAKDLPSLIIGMPVGFIGVEKSKHKLLSTDLPRIVLNSTRGGAAMAAAAVNALLRESI
- the mutS gene encoding DNA mismatch repair protein MutS, which translates into the protein MQEDTIIQKNLFAIENENNEQKAITKIPEDLSWEDLKKESQKRPRQRKNSTNLINKFKTDLISKNKNVCINEESYSYKTVSKLKLTPVMKHYVTLKEENKDRLLLYRLGDFFECFFEDAVLISNLLEITLTSKDAGKEIGKIPMAGVPYHAMERYCADLIKKNYSVVICDQLEKSSGSYGTPIKRGITRIITPGTVIEEGMLIAKQNNWITAIYVSEEKSNESYEWGISKADVSTGELITMEGQSLSKLFDEITKLDSSEIVVGSNDIRNLLIKGNSQITYTVSQETTFGINEANYLIKKYFQILNLEGIGLKNLSNATRSLGGLLNYLEKINPSNLDKDSSVKISLDFPQIQFCHNKLIIDYQTQKNLEIKNTQRENNYVGSLLWSIDRTYTCMGARCLRRWIDAPLLKVNEIYKRQNIISNFLESKQVRIDTQNLLRAMGDLERLAGRACAGHASPRDLIAIAEGLKKLPRLKSIIELFKYELPDWTDQLKNIDEELLELADTISFQLIENPPLNISEGGIIHDGVDNILDGLRNLMDDYSEWLNKEEIKERKMSKIANLKIQFHKNFGYYISINKSKVNLAPQHWIKRQTLTNEERYVTSEIKNKENKIFQIKNRASSREYEIFCELRNIVATKTKQIRSIAKSIASLDALLGLSITAVENNFIKPALIPNNDSLTKNSTKIIAGRNPIVEQLLNEKKFIANDIYFNDNQKLIILTGPNASGKSCFIRQIGLIQILAQIGSFVPANKAEIKISDRIFTRIGAVDDQSSGQSTFMVEMSETASILNQATSSSLVLLDEIGRGTSTFDGLSIAWSVSEYLAKKIKCNTIFATHYHELNYLKNSNKNIENFQVLVEQNNDQLIFTHKIEKGGSNKSYGIEAAKLAGVPREVIEKAKSVLTSLEENNKINNNID
- the holA gene encoding DNA polymerase III subunit delta; the encoded protein is MPIQILWGNDLNAQNTFIQNLIDKEVSKEWKEINVTNLNGDDDEQVNKAFDEVLTPPFGAGYRIVALKNNPIFTSKNEDLRTKFEKIHDNIPQNTYLILQNTKKPDSRLKSTKFLQKLIKNNLAKEKSFSLPEIWDYEGQKRFLEDAANEMNIKIDKNAAELIIDSVGNDSFKLINELAKAKTYLSAVASNSNSQLFLKSIDVKKIFSDHQSNIFKIIDFLLQKNINESLIEINYSLQKGEPALRLNAGLISQIRIHTIIKLAVNSGNENAEKICNLAGISNQKRIFFIRRKVKNISQEYLINLMSKLLDIETSLKQGHNPINVFTENLINLS